The segment TTTTCCCCTAATCTCGAATGCCCGGCGTATCAACCGTAAACACTGCTTCTGCTTCAGGAAGAGAAGGCGAATCAATTAAGCGCGCAATTCTTTTTGTTCCTTTACTTTTTCGCACATACACACGAAACGTTGCTGCATGAGCAAGAATGTGTCCGCCCACCGCCTTGTCAGGATTGCCAAAGAAAATATCAGGACGGGACATAACCTGATTGGTTACGTATACTGCTAAATTGTAGCGGTCAGCAAGACGTTGAAGCGCGTGCAAGTGCCGGTTTAGTTTTTGCTGACGGTTTGCAAGTGTTCCTCGCCCGATATACTCACTTCTAAATAATCCCATTAAGGAATCAACAACAACCAGCTTAATGTTTTTTCCCTCTTTTTTGATGAGTTCAGGAATTTTTTCAACAAGAAGCATTTGATGGTCTGAAGAAAATGCTCGGGCAACGTGAATGCGTTTGAGAACCGTATTTGGTTTTAGTCCAACGTCCTTGGCAAGCTGCATAATACGTTCAGGCCGAAACGTGCCTTCGGTGTCAATAAATATAACATCACCATCAAGACCCCCCTTTTCAAGGGGTAATTGAGCGTTAACTGCTAATTGAAAACCGACTTGTGATTTTCCTGAACCAAACTCGCCATGAAATTCACTAATTGATTGCGTTTCAACGCCTCCGCCCAAAAGCTTGTTGAGATTATCACTGCT is part of the archaeon CG10_big_fil_rev_8_21_14_0_10_43_11 genome and harbors:
- a CDS encoding DNA repair and recombination protein RadA — translated: MLRQYSLEDIPGVGEKTAERLVEAGYSDLMSLAVSPIGDVMEAAELTEGAARKIIGAARHMLHMNFMSAEELLEKRKEVGKITTSSDNLNKLLGGGVETQSISEFHGEFGSGKSQVGFQLAVNAQLPLEKGGLDGDVIFIDTEGTFRPERIMQLAKDVGLKPNTVLKRIHVARAFSSDHQMLLVEKIPELIKKEGKNIKLVVVDSLMGLFRSEYIGRGTLANRQQKLNRHLHALQRLADRYNLAVYVTNQVMSRPDIFFGNPDKAVGGHILAHAATFRVYVRKSKGTKRIARLIDSPSLPEAEAVFTVDTPGIRD